A window of the Lagenorhynchus albirostris chromosome 1, mLagAlb1.1, whole genome shotgun sequence genome harbors these coding sequences:
- the KLHL25 gene encoding kelch-like protein 25 yields MATGFPAALVEANLDCFSVPLSPRTLSWPPLGTSESSRCPEGWLSMSVSVHETRKSRSSTGSMNITLFHKASHPDCVLAHLNTLRKHRMFTDVTLWAGDRAFPCHRAVLAASSRYFEAMFSHGLRESRDDTVNFQDNLHPEVLELLLDFAYSSRIVINEENAESLLEAGDMLQFHDVRDAAAEFLEKNLFPSNCLGMMLLSDAHQCRRLYEFSWRMCLVHFEAVRQSEDFNSLSKDTLLDLISSDELEAEDERVVFEAILQWVRHDLERRKAHLPELLRGVRLALLPSDCLKEAVSGEALLMADERTRLIVDEALRCKARILQNDGVVTSPCARPRRAGHTLLILGGQTFMCDKIYQVDHKAKEIIPKADLPSPRKEFSASAIGCKVYVTGGRGSENGVSKDVWVYNTVHEEWSKAAPMLIARFGHGSAELENCLYVVGGHTSLAGVFPASPSVSLKQVEKYDPGANKWTMVAPLRDGVSNAAVVSAKLKLFVFGGTSIHRDMVSKVQCYDPAENRWTIKAECPQPWRYTAAAVLGSQIFIMGGDTEYTAASAYRFDCETNQWTRIGDMTAKRMSCHALASGNKLYVVGGYFGTQRCKTLDCYDPTSDTWNCITTVPYSLIPTAFVSTWKHLPA; encoded by the exons ATGGCTACAGGTTTTCCTGCTGCTTTGGTTGAGGCAAATCTGGATTGCTTTAGCGTCCCGCTGTCACCCAGGACCTTGTCTTGGCCTCCCCTCGGGACCTCGGAATCGAGCAGGTGTCCAGAGG GTTGGCTCAGCATGTCGGTCAGCGTCCATGAGACCCGCAAGTCGCGGAGCAGCACGGGCTCCATGAACATCACGCTGTTCCACAAGGCCTCGCACCCCGACTGCGTGCTGGCGCACCTCAACACGCTGCGCAAGCACCGCATGTTCACGGACGTCACGCTCTGGGCCGGCGACCGCGCCTTCCCCTGCCACCGCGCCGTGCTGGCCGCCTCCAGCCGCTACTTCGAGGCCATGTTCAGCCACGGCCTGCGGGAGAGCCGCGACGACACGGTCAACTTCCAGGACAACCTGCACCCCGAGGTGCTGGAGCTGCTGCTGGACTTCGCCTACTCGTCCCGCATCGTCATCAACGAGGAGAACGCAGAGTCGCTGCTCGAGGCGGGTGACATGCTGCAGTTCCATGACGTGCGTGATGCAGCTGCCGAGTTCCTGGAGAAGAACCTGTTCCCGTCCAACTGCCTGGGCATGATGCTGCTGTCGGATGCCCACCAGTGCCGCCGGCTCTACGAGTTCTCGTGGCGCATGTGCCTGGTGCACTTCGAGGCCGTGCGGCAGAGCGAGGACTTCAACAGCCTGTCCAAGGACACCCTGCTGGACCTCATCTCGAGTGACGAGCTGGAGGCGGAGGACGAGCGTGTGGTCTTTGAGGCCATCCTGCAGTGGGTCAGGCACGACCTGGAGCGGCGCAAGGCCCACCTGCCTGAGCTGCTGCGCGGTGTGCGGCTGGCCCTGCTGCCGTCCGACTGCCTGAAGGAGGCCGTGTCGGGTGAGGCCCTGCTCATGGCCGACGAGCGCACCCGGCTCATCGTGGACGAGGCGCTGCGCTGCAAGGCCCGCATCCTACAGAACGACGGCGTGGTCACCAGCCCCTGTGCCCGGCCGCGCAGGGCCGGACACACGCTGCTCATCCTCGGGGGCCAGACCTTCATGTGTGACAAGATCTACCAGGTGGACCACAAGGCCAAGGAGATCATCCCCAAGGCGGACCTGCCCAGCCCCCGCAAGGAGTTCAGCGCCTCGGCCATCGGCTGCAAGGTCTATGTGACCGGGGGCCGGGGCTCCGAGAACGGGGTCTCTAAGGACGTGTGGGTGTACAACACCGTCCACGAGGAGTGGTCCAAGGCGGCGCCCATGCTCATCGCCCGCTTCGGCCACGGCTCGGCCGAGCTGGAGAACTGCCTCTACGTGGTCGGAGGGCACACGTCCCTGGCTGGCGTCTTCCCGGCCTCGCCGTCTGTCTCCCTGAAGCAGGTGGAGAAGTACGACCCCGGGGCTAACAAGTGGACGATGGTGGCGCCGCTGAGGGATGGCGTCAGCAATGCCGCGGTcgtgagcgccaagctgaagctCTTTGTCTTCGGGGGGACCAGCATCCACCGGGACATGGTGTCCAAAGTCCAGTGCTACGACCCTGCAGAGAACCGGTGGACGATCAAGGCCGAGTGTCCCCAGCCTTGGCGGTACACCGCTGCCGCCGTCCTGGGCAGCCAGATATTCATCATGGGAGGTGACACGGAGTACACAGCTGCCTCGGCCTACCGCTTCGACTGCGAGACCAACCAGTGGACGCGGATCGGGGACATGACTGCCAAGCGCATGTCCTGCCACGCCCTGGCCTCGGGCAACAAGCTCTACGTGGTGGGGGGCTACTTTGGGACCCAGCGGTGTAAGACCCTGGACTGCTATGACCCCACCTCGGACACGTGGAACTGCATCACCACCGTGCCCTACTCACTCATCCCCACGGCCTTCGTCAGCACCTGGAAGCACCTGCCCGCATGA